In Musa acuminata AAA Group cultivar baxijiao chromosome BXJ3-11, Cavendish_Baxijiao_AAA, whole genome shotgun sequence, one DNA window encodes the following:
- the LOC135652425 gene encoding ATP-dependent Clp protease ATP-binding subunit CLPT1, chloroplastic-like isoform X5 produces the protein MAARILSFLPIPTASSRSSAPVKSMSSLSPPPNHHAVRLRSFLIAIPISVAPSLLFPRPSLRSAASVVSILPTAKPERASAEKLPRWSLRAIKAFGMAELEARKLKYPKTGTEALLMGILVEGTSETAKFLRANGITVFKLREETVKLLGKSDMYFFSPEHPPLTEPAQRALDWAVDEKLKSAGEDGEITTAHLLLGIWSEKESAGHKILASLGFDDEKASELAKSADKDIVMKYR, from the exons ATGGCGGCTCGAATTCTCTCCTTCCTCCCCATCCCCACCGCCTCATCCCGCTCGTCCGCGCCCGTCAAGTCCATGTCCTCCCTGTCGCCGCCGCCCAACCATCACGCTGTCCGCCTCCGGAGCTTTCTTATCGCCATCCCCATCTCCGTCGCCCCGTCCCTGCTCTTCCCGAGGCCAAGCCTCCGCTCCGCAGCCTCCGTCGTCTCCATTCTCCCCACCGC AAAGCCGGAGAGGGCGTCGGCAGAGAAGTTGCCCAG ATGGTCGTTGAGGGCCATAAAGGCCTTCGGCATGGCGGAGTTGGAGGCGCGGAAGCTCAAGTACCCCAAGACGGGGACGGAGGCCCTCCTCATGGGCATCTTGGTCGAGG GAACAAGTGAAACAGCAAAGTTTCTACGTGCAAATGGGATTACTGTTTTTAAGTTGCGCGAGGAAACTGTCAAGTTATTAGGTAAATCAGATATGTACTTTTTTAGCCCTGAGCATCCTCCATTGACGGAACCGGCACAAAGGGCACTAGATTGGGCTGTTGATGAGAAACTAAAATCAG CAGGTGAGGATGGAGAAATAACCACAGCACATTTGCTTCTGGGTATATGGTCTGAGAAAGAATCAGCTGGTCATAAGAtattggcttccttaggttttgatgATGAGAAAGCAAGTGAGCTGGCCAAGTCT GCTGATAAGGATATCGTCATGAAATACCGATAG
- the LOC135652425 gene encoding ATP-dependent Clp protease ATP-binding subunit CLPT1, chloroplastic-like isoform X4 gives MAARILSFLPIPTASSRSSAPVKSMSSLSPPPNHHAVRLRSFLIAIPISVAPSLLFPRPSLRSAASVVSILPTAKPERASAEKLPSNGGGNEWDRWSLRAIKAFGMAELEARKLKYPKTGTEALLMGILVEGTSETAKFLRANGITVFKLREETVKLLGKSDMYFFSPEHPPLTEPAQRALDWAVDEKLKSGEDGEITTAHLLLGIWSEKESAGHKILASLGFDDEKASELAKLIRISS, from the exons ATGGCGGCTCGAATTCTCTCCTTCCTCCCCATCCCCACCGCCTCATCCCGCTCGTCCGCGCCCGTCAAGTCCATGTCCTCCCTGTCGCCGCCGCCCAACCATCACGCTGTCCGCCTCCGGAGCTTTCTTATCGCCATCCCCATCTCCGTCGCCCCGTCCCTGCTCTTCCCGAGGCCAAGCCTCCGCTCCGCAGCCTCCGTCGTCTCCATTCTCCCCACCGC AAAGCCGGAGAGGGCGTCGGCAGAGAAGTTGCCCAG TAATGGAGGTGGTAATGAATGGGACAGATGGTCGTTGAGGGCCATAAAGGCCTTCGGCATGGCGGAGTTGGAGGCGCGGAAGCTCAAGTACCCCAAGACGGGGACGGAGGCCCTCCTCATGGGCATCTTGGTCGAGG GAACAAGTGAAACAGCAAAGTTTCTACGTGCAAATGGGATTACTGTTTTTAAGTTGCGCGAGGAAACTGTCAAGTTATTAGGTAAATCAGATATGTACTTTTTTAGCCCTGAGCATCCTCCATTGACGGAACCGGCACAAAGGGCACTAGATTGGGCTGTTGATGAGAAACTAAAATCAG GTGAGGATGGAGAAATAACCACAGCACATTTGCTTCTGGGTATATGGTCTGAGAAAGAATCAGCTGGTCATAAGAtattggcttccttaggttttgatgATGAGAAAGCAAGTGAGCTGGCCAA GCTGATAAGGATATCGTCATGA
- the LOC135652425 gene encoding ATP-dependent Clp protease ATP-binding subunit CLPT1, chloroplastic-like isoform X1 encodes MAARILSFLPIPTASSRSSAPVKSMSSLSPPPNHHAVRLRSFLIAIPISVAPSLLFPRPSLRSAASVVSILPTAKPERASAEKLPSNGGGNEWDRWSLRAIKAFGMAELEARKLKYPKTGTEALLMGILVEGTSETAKFLRANGITVFKLREETVKLLGKSDMYFFSPEHPPLTEPAQRALDWAVDEKLKSAGEDGEITTAHLLLGIWSEKESAGHKILASLGFDDEKASELAKSADKDIVMKYR; translated from the exons ATGGCGGCTCGAATTCTCTCCTTCCTCCCCATCCCCACCGCCTCATCCCGCTCGTCCGCGCCCGTCAAGTCCATGTCCTCCCTGTCGCCGCCGCCCAACCATCACGCTGTCCGCCTCCGGAGCTTTCTTATCGCCATCCCCATCTCCGTCGCCCCGTCCCTGCTCTTCCCGAGGCCAAGCCTCCGCTCCGCAGCCTCCGTCGTCTCCATTCTCCCCACCGC AAAGCCGGAGAGGGCGTCGGCAGAGAAGTTGCCCAG TAATGGAGGTGGTAATGAATGGGACAGATGGTCGTTGAGGGCCATAAAGGCCTTCGGCATGGCGGAGTTGGAGGCGCGGAAGCTCAAGTACCCCAAGACGGGGACGGAGGCCCTCCTCATGGGCATCTTGGTCGAGG GAACAAGTGAAACAGCAAAGTTTCTACGTGCAAATGGGATTACTGTTTTTAAGTTGCGCGAGGAAACTGTCAAGTTATTAGGTAAATCAGATATGTACTTTTTTAGCCCTGAGCATCCTCCATTGACGGAACCGGCACAAAGGGCACTAGATTGGGCTGTTGATGAGAAACTAAAATCAG CAGGTGAGGATGGAGAAATAACCACAGCACATTTGCTTCTGGGTATATGGTCTGAGAAAGAATCAGCTGGTCATAAGAtattggcttccttaggttttgatgATGAGAAAGCAAGTGAGCTGGCCAAGTCT GCTGATAAGGATATCGTCATGAAATACCGATAG
- the LOC103970102 gene encoding protein PSK SIMULATOR 3, with amino-acid sequence MSTMALESWLSRVKSAISTGLDTVRTTVNADAASSILNRKKASSVGILAFEIAGLMSKLLHLWRSLSDAQIARLRNETIALPGIRKIVSDDESFLLGLACAELVESLRLVADSVSMLSQRCSDPALRGFCRSFREFSDFGHDANRWAMGWKEMDSKAKKMDRYVASTAALYKEMDELSEAEHSLRKIVHCGGGYNRIMSTSRLAMVAEIQQKIFWQKQQVKYLKQTSLWSCTFDAVVSLLARSVFTVVARIKHVFLVGSESYPLPRSLSGSAAVYPSSDTVSLPWKFSSGPLVLSSKHEQGGFFETSSTMLAPPPSTLGATALALHYANLIIVLEKMIRSPRAVGAEARDDLYGMLTASVRGQLRARLKGVGWGSARDSGLAGEWRAALARIAEWLGPVAHDTIRWQGERSFERRSASAPRANVLLLQTLYFANRVKVETAVTELLVGLNYLWRFEREMSALALAADHGGLQH; translated from the coding sequence ATGAGCACCATGGCGCTGGAGTCATGGCTGAGCCGAGTGAAATCGGCCATCTCCACCGGGCTGGACACCGTGCGAACGACGGTGAACGCCGACGCCGCCAGCTCCATTCTCAACCGTAAGAAGGCCAGTAGCGTTGGTATCCTCGCCTTCGAGATCGCCGGACTCATGTCGAAGCTGCTCCACCTTTGGCGGTCGCTCTCCGATGCGCAGATCGCGCGACTTCGCAACGAGACCATCGCTCTACCAGGCATCAGGAAGATCGTGTCCGATGACGAGTCTTTCCTCCTCGGCCTCGCCTGCGCGGAGCTGGTCGAGTCGCTCCGCCTCGTGGCGGATTCGGTCTCCATGTTAAGCCAGCGATGCAGCGACCCGGCCCTACGAGGATTCTGCCGAAGCTTCAGGGAGTTCTCCGACTTCGGCCACGACGCCAACCGATGGGCCATGGGATGGAAGGAGATGGACTCGAAGGCCAAGAAGATGGATCGGTACGTGGCGTCGACGGCGGCGCTATACAAGGAGATGGACGAGCTGTCGGAGGCGGAGCACAGCCTAAGAAAGATCGTTCACTGCGGTGGCGGATACAACCGGATCATGTCGACGAGCAGGCTCGCCATGGTGGCTGAGATCCAGCAGAAGATCTTCTGGCAGAAGCAGCAGGTCAAGTACTTGAAACAGACATCTCTGTGGAGCTGCACCTTCGACGCCGTCGTGTCGCTGCTGGCACGGTCGGTGTTCACGGTGGTCGCCAGAATAAAGCACGTCTTCCTCGTCGGCAGTGAATCATATCCCTTGCCTCGAAGCCTGTCGGGGTCCGCTGCAGTGTACCCGTCCTCCGACACTGTTTCGCTGCCTTGGAAGTTCTCGTCGGGGCCACTGGTGCTGTCGTCGAAGCACGAGCAAGGTGGCTTCTTCGAGACCAGCTCGACGATGCTGGCACCGCCGCCGTCGACGCTGGGCGCGACGGCGCTGGCGCTGCACTACGCGAACTTGATCATCGTGCTGGAGAAGATGATCCGTTCGCCGAGGGCGGTGGGGGCGGAAGCGAGGGACGATCTGTACGGGATGCTGACGGCGAGCGTGCGGGGGCAACTACGGGCGAGGCTGAAAGGGGTGGGGTGGGGGTCGGCGCGGGACTCGGGGCTAGCGGGGGAGTGGAGGGCGGCGTTGGCGCGGATCGCGGAGTGGCTTGGACCGGTGGCGCACGACACCATAAGGTGGCAGGGGGAGCGGAGCTTCGAGCGGCGGAGCGCGTCGGCGCCCAGGGCCAACGTACTCCTGCTGCAGACGCTCTACTTCGCCAACAGGGTCAAGGTGGAGACCGCCGTGACGGAGCTACTCGTGGGGCTCAATTACCTGTGGAGGTTCGAGAGGGAGATGAGCGCCCTGGCGCTTGCCGCAGACCATGGAGGACTCCAACACTAA
- the LOC135652425 gene encoding ATP-dependent Clp protease ATP-binding subunit CLPT1, chloroplastic-like isoform X2, whose translation MAARILSFLPIPTASSRSSAPVKSMSSLSPPPNHHAVRLRSFLIAIPISVAPSLLFPRPSLRSAASVVSILPTAKPERASAEKLPSNGGGNEWDRWSLRAIKAFGMAELEARKLKYPKTGTEALLMGILVEGTSETAKFLRANGITVFKLREETVKLLGKSDMYFFSPEHPPLTEPAQRALDWAVDEKLKSGEDGEITTAHLLLGIWSEKESAGHKILASLGFDDEKASELAKSADKDIVMKYR comes from the exons ATGGCGGCTCGAATTCTCTCCTTCCTCCCCATCCCCACCGCCTCATCCCGCTCGTCCGCGCCCGTCAAGTCCATGTCCTCCCTGTCGCCGCCGCCCAACCATCACGCTGTCCGCCTCCGGAGCTTTCTTATCGCCATCCCCATCTCCGTCGCCCCGTCCCTGCTCTTCCCGAGGCCAAGCCTCCGCTCCGCAGCCTCCGTCGTCTCCATTCTCCCCACCGC AAAGCCGGAGAGGGCGTCGGCAGAGAAGTTGCCCAG TAATGGAGGTGGTAATGAATGGGACAGATGGTCGTTGAGGGCCATAAAGGCCTTCGGCATGGCGGAGTTGGAGGCGCGGAAGCTCAAGTACCCCAAGACGGGGACGGAGGCCCTCCTCATGGGCATCTTGGTCGAGG GAACAAGTGAAACAGCAAAGTTTCTACGTGCAAATGGGATTACTGTTTTTAAGTTGCGCGAGGAAACTGTCAAGTTATTAGGTAAATCAGATATGTACTTTTTTAGCCCTGAGCATCCTCCATTGACGGAACCGGCACAAAGGGCACTAGATTGGGCTGTTGATGAGAAACTAAAATCAG GTGAGGATGGAGAAATAACCACAGCACATTTGCTTCTGGGTATATGGTCTGAGAAAGAATCAGCTGGTCATAAGAtattggcttccttaggttttgatgATGAGAAAGCAAGTGAGCTGGCCAAGTCT GCTGATAAGGATATCGTCATGAAATACCGATAG
- the LOC135652425 gene encoding ATP-dependent Clp protease ATP-binding subunit CLPT1, chloroplastic-like isoform X6 produces the protein MAARILSFLPIPTASSRSSAPVKSMSSLSPPPNHHAVRLRSFLIAIPISVAPSLLFPRPSLRSAASVVSILPTAKPERASAEKLPRWSLRAIKAFGMAELEARKLKYPKTGTEALLMGILVEGTSETAKFLRANGITVFKLREETVKLLGKSDMYFFSPEHPPLTEPAQRALDWAVDEKLKSGEDGEITTAHLLLGIWSEKESAGHKILASLGFDDEKASELAKSADKDIVMKYR, from the exons ATGGCGGCTCGAATTCTCTCCTTCCTCCCCATCCCCACCGCCTCATCCCGCTCGTCCGCGCCCGTCAAGTCCATGTCCTCCCTGTCGCCGCCGCCCAACCATCACGCTGTCCGCCTCCGGAGCTTTCTTATCGCCATCCCCATCTCCGTCGCCCCGTCCCTGCTCTTCCCGAGGCCAAGCCTCCGCTCCGCAGCCTCCGTCGTCTCCATTCTCCCCACCGC AAAGCCGGAGAGGGCGTCGGCAGAGAAGTTGCCCAG ATGGTCGTTGAGGGCCATAAAGGCCTTCGGCATGGCGGAGTTGGAGGCGCGGAAGCTCAAGTACCCCAAGACGGGGACGGAGGCCCTCCTCATGGGCATCTTGGTCGAGG GAACAAGTGAAACAGCAAAGTTTCTACGTGCAAATGGGATTACTGTTTTTAAGTTGCGCGAGGAAACTGTCAAGTTATTAGGTAAATCAGATATGTACTTTTTTAGCCCTGAGCATCCTCCATTGACGGAACCGGCACAAAGGGCACTAGATTGGGCTGTTGATGAGAAACTAAAATCAG GTGAGGATGGAGAAATAACCACAGCACATTTGCTTCTGGGTATATGGTCTGAGAAAGAATCAGCTGGTCATAAGAtattggcttccttaggttttgatgATGAGAAAGCAAGTGAGCTGGCCAAGTCT GCTGATAAGGATATCGTCATGAAATACCGATAG
- the LOC135652425 gene encoding ATP-dependent Clp protease ATP-binding subunit CLPT1, chloroplastic-like isoform X3 — MAARILSFLPIPTASSRSSAPVKSMSSLSPPPNHHAVRLRSFLIAIPISVAPSLLFPRPSLRSAASVVSILPTAKPERASAEKLPSNGGGNEWDRWSLRAIKAFGMAELEARKLKYPKTGTEALLMGILVEGTSETAKFLRANGITVFKLREETVKLLGKSDMYFFSPEHPPLTEPAQRALDWAVDEKLKSAGEDGEITTAHLLLGIWSEKESAGHKILASLGFDDEKASELAKLIRISS, encoded by the exons ATGGCGGCTCGAATTCTCTCCTTCCTCCCCATCCCCACCGCCTCATCCCGCTCGTCCGCGCCCGTCAAGTCCATGTCCTCCCTGTCGCCGCCGCCCAACCATCACGCTGTCCGCCTCCGGAGCTTTCTTATCGCCATCCCCATCTCCGTCGCCCCGTCCCTGCTCTTCCCGAGGCCAAGCCTCCGCTCCGCAGCCTCCGTCGTCTCCATTCTCCCCACCGC AAAGCCGGAGAGGGCGTCGGCAGAGAAGTTGCCCAG TAATGGAGGTGGTAATGAATGGGACAGATGGTCGTTGAGGGCCATAAAGGCCTTCGGCATGGCGGAGTTGGAGGCGCGGAAGCTCAAGTACCCCAAGACGGGGACGGAGGCCCTCCTCATGGGCATCTTGGTCGAGG GAACAAGTGAAACAGCAAAGTTTCTACGTGCAAATGGGATTACTGTTTTTAAGTTGCGCGAGGAAACTGTCAAGTTATTAGGTAAATCAGATATGTACTTTTTTAGCCCTGAGCATCCTCCATTGACGGAACCGGCACAAAGGGCACTAGATTGGGCTGTTGATGAGAAACTAAAATCAG CAGGTGAGGATGGAGAAATAACCACAGCACATTTGCTTCTGGGTATATGGTCTGAGAAAGAATCAGCTGGTCATAAGAtattggcttccttaggttttgatgATGAGAAAGCAAGTGAGCTGGCCAA GCTGATAAGGATATCGTCATGA